One window of the Janthinobacterium sp. PAMC25594 genome contains the following:
- a CDS encoding class III extradiol ring-cleavage dioxygenase, producing the protein MLEASLQDIPRQIGARPKAVLVVTAHWEGPQFLVSASPQPGMIYDYSGFPPHTYQIQYPAPGAPELAAQVKQLLDAAGHPARLDHERGFDHGTFSALFPIYPQADVPLVQLSLKHGYDPLTHVEVGRALAGLRRQGVLILGSGLSYHNLRQFGQAGAVASHQFDAWLRQTMALPPAQRLQQLLAWDQAPGARQAHPQEDHLLPLMVALGAAEQEAAHVVYHEEDFFGALAVTSFKFG; encoded by the coding sequence GTGCTGGAAGCATCATTGCAGGATATCCCGCGCCAGATCGGCGCGCGCCCGAAAGCCGTGCTGGTCGTCACGGCGCACTGGGAAGGGCCGCAGTTCCTCGTTTCGGCCAGCCCGCAGCCGGGCATGATCTACGATTATTCGGGCTTTCCGCCGCACACGTATCAAATTCAGTACCCGGCACCGGGCGCGCCGGAACTGGCGGCGCAGGTAAAACAGTTACTCGACGCGGCCGGCCACCCGGCGCGCCTGGACCACGAGCGCGGTTTCGACCACGGCACCTTCAGCGCCCTGTTCCCCATCTACCCGCAGGCGGACGTGCCGCTGGTGCAGCTGTCGCTGAAACACGGCTACGACCCGCTGACACACGTCGAGGTGGGCCGCGCGCTGGCCGGCCTGCGCCGGCAAGGTGTGCTGATACTGGGCAGTGGCCTCAGTTATCACAACCTGCGCCAGTTCGGCCAGGCGGGCGCCGTCGCTTCGCATCAGTTCGACGCCTGGCTGCGCCAGACGATGGCCTTGCCGCCGGCACAACGGCTGCAACAGTTGCTGGCCTGGGACCAGGCGCCGGGCGCGCGCCAGGCCCATCCGCAGGAAGACCATCTGCTGCCGCTGATGGTGGCGCTCGGTGCGGCCGAGCAGGAAGCGGCGCACGTGGTGTACCACGAGGAGGATTTTTTTGGGGCGCTGGCGGTCACCAGTTTCAAATTCGGATAA
- the ylqF gene encoding ribosome biogenesis GTPase YlqF, with amino-acid sequence MNAARKKAAETMENTDLVIEVVDARLPAASCNPMVDELRLFRQRPCLKILNKTDLADPAATAAWVAYFNAQEGVTAYAMTTKKPGDVARIPDLAKSLTPHRGVPTKPLRIMIMGIPNVGKSTLMNALLKKRVAKVGDEPAVTKMQQKLYLDKNTILVDTPGMLWPKIAIPSDGLMLAASHAIGSNALIEEEVAVFLAEELLKRYPDLLTARYGTKIGEVDAIGVVEGIAAKRGFRIKGGDYDFEKASHTLLLDYRSGILGRISLETPDTRAALLAQHAAEMAEKAAIAAAIAAEKAKNAARGKRGT; translated from the coding sequence ATGAACGCGGCCCGCAAGAAAGCGGCCGAGACCATGGAGAACACCGACCTGGTGATTGAAGTGGTGGACGCGCGCCTGCCGGCAGCCAGCTGCAATCCCATGGTGGACGAGTTGCGCCTGTTCCGCCAGCGCCCTTGCCTGAAGATCCTCAACAAGACCGACCTGGCCGATCCCGCCGCCACGGCCGCCTGGGTGGCGTATTTCAATGCCCAGGAGGGCGTGACCGCGTACGCGATGACGACCAAGAAGCCGGGCGACGTGGCGCGCATCCCTGACCTGGCCAAGTCCCTGACGCCGCACCGCGGCGTGCCGACGAAACCGCTGCGCATCATGATCATGGGCATCCCCAACGTGGGCAAGTCGACCCTGATGAACGCGCTGCTGAAAAAGCGCGTGGCCAAGGTGGGCGACGAACCGGCCGTCACAAAAATGCAGCAAAAGCTGTACCTGGACAAGAACACCATCCTCGTCGACACGCCCGGCATGCTGTGGCCGAAGATCGCCATCCCCAGCGATGGCCTGATGCTGGCGGCCAGCCACGCCATCGGCTCGAACGCGCTGATCGAAGAAGAAGTAGCCGTGTTCCTGGCCGAGGAATTGCTCAAGCGCTATCCGGACTTGCTGACGGCCCGCTATGGCACCAAGATTGGTGAAGTCGACGCCATCGGCGTGGTCGAAGGCATTGCCGCCAAGCGCGGCTTCCGCATCAAGGGCGGCGACTACGATTTCGAGAAAGCGTCGCATACCCTGCTGCTCGACTACCGCAGCGGCATCCTCGGTCGTATCTCGCTGGAAACGCCGGATACGCGCGCGGCCCTGCTGGCCCAGCACGCGGCCGAGATGGCGGAAAAAGCGGCCATAGCGGCAGCGATTGCCGCTGAAAAGGCGAAAAATGCGGCGCGCGGCAAGCGCGGCACCTGA
- a CDS encoding histone deacetylase family protein, producing the protein MSTAIYTHPDCQRHEMGDWHPESPARLQAINDQLILAHISDLVEHRDGVRAQLSDIERNHSATAIGLVRDNVPSEGDYYPLDGDTLLNAHSYEAALAAAGSAVTATDAVIDGEISNAFCAIRPPGHHARPSEPMGFCLFNNVAIAAKHALDVRGLDRVAIVDFDVHHGNGTAESVANDPRILMVSFFQHPFYPYSDVESYTDTRVNVPVPARSKGDAVRQLVLDHWLPALHRQQPQMIFISAGFDAHREDDVGGMGLVEADYTWLTQQMMAVANQYGKGRIVSCLEGGYNLSSLGRSVAAHVKALAEL; encoded by the coding sequence ATGAGCACAGCCATTTATACCCATCCCGATTGTCAGCGCCATGAAATGGGCGACTGGCACCCTGAATCGCCGGCCCGCTTGCAGGCCATCAACGATCAATTGATCCTCGCGCATATCAGCGACCTGGTCGAGCACCGCGACGGCGTGCGCGCGCAATTGTCCGATATCGAGCGCAACCACAGTGCCACGGCCATCGGCCTGGTGCGCGACAATGTGCCGTCCGAGGGCGACTACTATCCGCTCGACGGCGACACCTTGCTCAACGCGCACAGCTACGAGGCCGCCCTGGCGGCGGCAGGCTCGGCCGTGACTGCCACGGACGCCGTCATCGATGGCGAGATTAGCAACGCCTTTTGCGCGATCCGACCGCCCGGCCACCATGCGCGGCCCAGCGAGCCCATGGGTTTCTGCCTGTTCAACAATGTCGCCATCGCCGCCAAGCATGCGCTCGACGTGCGCGGCCTTGACAGAGTCGCCATCGTCGACTTTGACGTGCATCATGGCAATGGCACGGCCGAATCCGTGGCAAACGATCCACGCATCCTGATGGTGAGTTTTTTCCAGCACCCGTTTTATCCATACAGCGATGTCGAGTCCTATACGGATACGCGCGTCAACGTGCCCGTGCCGGCCCGCTCGAAGGGCGATGCCGTGCGCCAGCTGGTGCTCGACCACTGGCTGCCGGCACTGCACCGGCAGCAGCCGCAGATGATTTTCATTTCCGCCGGTTTCGATGCCCACCGCGAAGACGATGTGGGCGGCATGGGCCTGGTGGAGGCTGACTACACGTGGCTGACGCAGCAAATGATGGCCGTGGCGAATCAGTATGGCAAGGGCCGCATCGTCAGCTGCCTCGAAGGGGGCTACAACCTGTCGTCGCTGGGCCGCAGCGTGGCGGCGCATGTGAAGGCGCTGGCGGAGCTGTAA
- a CDS encoding MoxR family ATPase: MFSKIHQAAQQIGEVLVGKQLQIRQTLACVLAGGHLLIEDVPGVGKTTLAHALAISLGLQWKRQQFTSDLLPADVAGMSVYDRASASFIFHPGPLFTQVLLADEINRATPKTQSGLLEAMEERQVTLDGVTHALPQPFFVIATQNCAHQLGTFPLPESQLDRFLMCVTLGYPDAAAERALLLGADRRAMLQTLPAVMNAEELLQAQAGLRAIHASPAVVDYVLALVHATRAPGVFADGLSPRAALALLQAARAWAALAGRDHVTPDDVQAVLLPVCAHRLHAAQGSTDSRALLRHLLLSIPV; this comes from the coding sequence ATGTTTTCGAAAATACACCAGGCCGCACAGCAAATCGGCGAAGTTCTCGTCGGCAAACAATTGCAGATCCGCCAGACCCTCGCCTGCGTGCTGGCGGGCGGCCACCTGCTGATCGAAGACGTGCCCGGTGTGGGCAAGACCACGCTGGCGCATGCGCTGGCCATCTCGCTGGGCCTGCAATGGAAGCGCCAGCAATTTACCAGCGATCTGCTGCCCGCCGACGTGGCTGGCATGAGCGTGTATGACCGCGCCAGCGCCAGTTTCATTTTTCATCCAGGCCCCCTGTTCACGCAAGTACTGCTGGCCGACGAGATCAACCGCGCCACGCCGAAGACGCAATCGGGCTTGCTGGAAGCGATGGAAGAGCGGCAAGTGACGCTCGATGGCGTCACGCACGCGCTGCCGCAGCCGTTTTTCGTCATCGCCACGCAGAACTGCGCGCATCAGCTGGGTACCTTCCCCCTGCCCGAATCGCAGCTCGACCGTTTTCTCATGTGCGTCACCCTGGGCTACCCCGATGCGGCCGCCGAACGGGCGCTGCTGCTGGGCGCCGACCGCCGCGCCATGCTGCAAACCTTGCCGGCCGTCATGAACGCGGAAGAATTGCTGCAGGCGCAAGCAGGCCTGCGCGCCATCCACGCCTCGCCCGCCGTCGTCGACTATGTGCTGGCCCTCGTGCACGCCACGCGCGCGCCCGGCGTGTTTGCCGATGGCCTCAGCCCGCGCGCCGCGCTGGCCCTGCTGCAGGCGGCACGCGCCTGGGCCGCCCTGGCCGGACGCGACCACGTCACACCCGACGATGTGCAAGCCGTGCTGCTGCCCGTCTGCGCCCACCGCCTGCATGCGGCACAAGGGTCCACGGACAGCCGCGCGCTGCTGCGGCATCTGCTGTTGAGCATCCCCGTCTGA
- a CDS encoding DUF58 domain-containing protein yields MRWRTIPWLPARPWLGAQRVHIRPSRAGLAFAALLLALWIAAVNYRLGLGYALTYFAAACAIADMLFTSRNLAGLALAATPGKPVFAGSHALFTLRLINRSSRPRHAIGLAASGASAAPGLADIAAHGETAISIGMPARQRGWLNAPAVRLSGSFPLGLFVAWCHWQPDARVLVYPQPEQDAPPLPWPAGTIQQERQPDWPDSPDGTLELAGVRAYQSGDPLQRLAWRQIARHDGEHLFSKQFQPGADAPAGASHGSLMLEHATLHALAPEARLSRLTAWVLQAERTGLPYGLRLGALTLTPALGASQRDACLRALALHDLPQDRTAP; encoded by the coding sequence ATGCGCTGGCGCACGATTCCATGGCTGCCGGCACGCCCCTGGCTGGGCGCGCAGCGCGTGCACATCCGTCCCTCGCGCGCGGGCCTGGCGTTTGCCGCGCTGCTGCTGGCGCTGTGGATCGCCGCCGTCAATTACCGCCTGGGCCTGGGCTATGCGCTCACGTATTTCGCGGCCGCCTGCGCCATCGCCGACATGCTGTTTACAAGCCGCAACCTGGCGGGCCTGGCCTTGGCCGCCACGCCGGGCAAGCCCGTGTTTGCGGGCAGCCACGCCTTGTTCACCTTGCGCCTGATCAACCGCAGCAGCCGCCCGCGCCATGCGATCGGCCTGGCGGCGAGCGGCGCGTCGGCGGCGCCCGGCCTGGCCGATATCGCCGCCCACGGCGAAACGGCCATCAGCATCGGCATGCCGGCCCGGCAACGGGGTTGGCTCAATGCGCCAGCCGTACGCCTGTCCGGCAGTTTTCCGCTGGGCCTGTTTGTGGCATGGTGCCACTGGCAGCCCGACGCGCGCGTGCTCGTGTATCCGCAGCCCGAGCAAGATGCGCCGCCGCTGCCCTGGCCGGCCGGCACAATACAGCAGGAACGGCAGCCAGACTGGCCAGACTCGCCCGATGGCACCCTGGAACTGGCCGGCGTGCGCGCCTACCAGTCGGGCGACCCCTTGCAGCGCCTGGCCTGGCGCCAGATCGCCCGCCATGATGGCGAGCATTTATTCAGCAAGCAATTCCAGCCTGGCGCCGACGCGCCGGCGGGCGCGTCCCATGGCAGCCTCATGCTTGAGCACGCCACCCTGCACGCGCTGGCGCCGGAAGCGCGCCTGTCGCGCCTGACCGCCTGGGTACTGCAGGCGGAACGCACGGGCTTGCCGTATGGCTTGCGCCTGGGCGCGCTAACGCTAACGCCCGCCCTGGGCGCCAGCCAGCGCGACGCCTGCCTGCGCGCGCTGGCCCTGCATGATCTGCCACAAGACCGGACGGCGCCATGA
- a CDS encoding DUF3488 and transglutaminase-like domain-containing protein yields the protein MKAWLSGLPREKADIVLLLLAAAMVLAPHALHLPPWLSVATAAPLLWRAVITVRGRRQPSLAVLAPLALLGIAGVYASYGTVLGRDPGVALLALLLALKSLEMHGRRDIFVLVFLSFFLLLANFFHTQGILGAAWMLATVLVLLAALLSAQYGAVQPRLAQRLGLLGRMLALALPLAAVMFLAVPRPDGPLWGAPHEGAQARTGLSDSMQPGAIASLALSSEPVFTARFSTPLPPQDQLYWRGVVLGDYDGATWTRRGAKGRAPASDSRIDIALEGPPSHYAVTLPASGQRRIFALDVPRSIERLPGNPYVVSSALEVLTIQPITSTVHYRVSSQARYRLQAKLPLAQQQPWLALPAGSNPRSIAWARALRGSGAHALAPADAIAAVLEHFRHAPFRYTLQPPLLGKHGVDDFLFTTQAGFCEHYAGSFVVLMRAMGIPARVVTGYQGGLRNASDNSLSVRQSDAHAWSEVWLAGRGWVRIDPTSAVAPLRTERNLDAALPAAASPLTAWRALAGLDGGATGALAAWRQQWQQAEQAWSSWVLDTTPQRQRAMLDRLKNLPATTLALACAVLALLSAVVGALAWWRQTRQGDPLDALYLQFCRQQARRGYSRAPHEGPHGYAARLAAGKATPKAHAAIAQFLAIYATMKYGNANPDEQSRARRSLRHLLTQCR from the coding sequence ATGAAAGCCTGGCTGAGCGGCTTGCCACGCGAGAAGGCCGACATTGTGCTGCTGTTGCTGGCCGCCGCCATGGTGCTGGCGCCGCACGCGCTGCACCTGCCCCCATGGTTGTCGGTAGCGACAGCCGCACCGCTGCTGTGGCGCGCCGTCATTACCGTGCGGGGCCGACGCCAGCCGTCGCTCGCCGTGCTGGCGCCGCTGGCCCTGCTGGGCATCGCCGGCGTGTACGCCAGCTATGGCACCGTGCTGGGACGCGATCCCGGCGTGGCCCTGCTGGCCCTGCTGCTGGCCTTGAAGTCGCTGGAAATGCATGGCCGGCGCGATATCTTCGTGCTCGTCTTCCTCAGTTTCTTTTTGCTGCTGGCGAACTTTTTCCATACGCAAGGCATCCTCGGCGCCGCCTGGATGCTGGCCACCGTCCTCGTGCTGCTGGCGGCCCTGCTGTCGGCCCAGTACGGCGCCGTGCAGCCGCGCCTGGCGCAAAGGCTGGGCTTGCTGGGACGCATGCTGGCACTGGCCCTTCCCCTGGCGGCCGTGATGTTTCTTGCCGTGCCGCGCCCCGACGGCCCCCTGTGGGGCGCGCCGCACGAGGGCGCGCAAGCGCGCACGGGCTTGTCCGACAGCATGCAGCCGGGCGCCATCGCCTCGCTGGCCCTGTCAAGCGAACCCGTCTTCACGGCCCGCTTTTCCACGCCGCTCCCGCCGCAAGACCAACTGTATTGGCGCGGCGTGGTGCTGGGCGACTACGACGGCGCCACCTGGACGCGCCGGGGCGCGAAGGGACGCGCGCCTGCCAGCGACAGCCGCATCGACATCGCGCTGGAAGGGCCGCCCAGCCACTATGCAGTGACCTTGCCAGCGAGCGGCCAGCGGCGCATCTTCGCGCTCGATGTGCCGCGCAGCATCGAGCGTCTGCCCGGCAATCCGTATGTCGTCTCGTCCGCGCTGGAAGTGCTGACCATACAGCCCATTACTTCGACCGTGCATTACCGCGTCAGTTCCCAAGCGCGCTACCGGCTGCAGGCCAAGCTGCCTTTGGCCCAGCAGCAGCCATGGCTGGCCTTGCCCGCTGGCAGCAACCCGCGCAGCATCGCCTGGGCCCGCGCACTGCGCGGCAGCGGCGCGCACGCGCTGGCGCCCGCCGACGCCATCGCCGCCGTGCTGGAGCACTTCCGCCACGCGCCATTCCGCTACACCCTGCAGCCGCCGCTGCTGGGCAAGCATGGCGTCGACGACTTCCTGTTTACAACACAAGCGGGCTTTTGCGAACATTACGCGGGCAGCTTTGTCGTGCTGATGCGCGCCATGGGCATTCCCGCGCGCGTCGTCACCGGTTACCAGGGCGGCCTGCGCAACGCTAGCGACAACAGCCTGAGCGTGCGCCAGTCCGACGCCCATGCCTGGAGCGAAGTGTGGCTGGCGGGCCGGGGCTGGGTACGCATCGACCCCACCAGCGCCGTCGCGCCCCTGCGCACGGAGCGCAACCTCGATGCCGCCCTGCCAGCGGCCGCGTCGCCGCTGACGGCCTGGCGCGCCCTGGCCGGCCTCGATGGCGGCGCGACAGGGGCGCTTGCCGCGTGGCGCCAGCAATGGCAGCAAGCCGAGCAGGCCTGGAGCAGCTGGGTGCTCGACACCACGCCGCAACGCCAGCGCGCCATGCTCGATCGCTTGAAAAACCTGCCGGCGACGACCCTGGCACTCGCTTGCGCCGTGCTGGCCCTGCTGTCCGCCGTAGTCGGCGCACTGGCCTGGTGGCGGCAAACGCGGCAAGGCGATCCGCTCGACGCCCTGTACCTGCAGTTTTGCCGCCAGCAGGCGCGTCGCGGCTACAGCCGTGCGCCGCATGAAGGGCCGCACGGTTATGCTGCACGGCTGGCCGCAGGCAAGGCCACACCCAAGGCGCACGCCGCCATCGCACAGTTTCTGGCAATCTATGCCACGATGAAGTATGGTAATGCCAACCCAGATGAACAATCCCGCGCGCGGCGCAGCTTGCGCCACCTGTTAACCCAATGCCGATGA
- the mltB gene encoding lytic murein transglycosylase B: MPMRRSLLPIKTSALSLLLSLPLCLSTAHAGENSNISAADRARAVRAAKAPPAKATAKKAPAKFDFEGEFVDYANWKEVRAFLDEMSAKHGFDRAELDTLIGKVRYVESTVQLMKPAPPGKPKNWQAYSARFIEPVRINAGVKFWEENAQALARAEREYGVPAEIIVGIIGVETVYGRNTGRFRVLDALTTLAFSYPESPTRAARMEFFKGELENALLYARKDGIDPLTLLGSYAGAIGLPQFMPSSIMKYAVDFDGDSHIDLRNSTADAIGSVAHFLVEHGWRRDDPAISTYRVTVSSSHAWEKFIGQGLQAKYRLEELQEAGVSTVAATPQNMLYGLIDLQNGSEATEYHLATNNFFAITQYNRSYFYAMSVIDLGKAISQVRAR; the protein is encoded by the coding sequence ATGCCGATGAGACGCTCCTTGTTACCGATCAAAACCTCCGCCCTGTCCCTGCTCCTCTCCCTTCCCCTGTGCCTGTCCACCGCGCACGCTGGTGAAAACAGCAACATTTCCGCCGCTGACCGCGCCCGTGCCGTGCGCGCGGCCAAGGCGCCGCCCGCCAAGGCAACGGCCAAAAAAGCACCGGCGAAATTCGACTTCGAAGGCGAGTTTGTCGACTATGCCAACTGGAAAGAAGTACGCGCCTTCCTCGACGAGATGTCCGCCAAGCATGGCTTTGACCGCGCCGAACTCGATACCCTGATCGGCAAGGTGCGCTATGTCGAGTCGACGGTGCAGCTGATGAAACCGGCGCCGCCGGGCAAGCCGAAGAACTGGCAAGCGTACAGCGCCCGCTTCATCGAGCCGGTGCGTATCAATGCGGGCGTGAAATTCTGGGAAGAGAACGCGCAAGCGCTGGCGCGCGCCGAACGCGAGTATGGCGTGCCGGCCGAGATCATCGTCGGCATCATCGGCGTGGAAACCGTGTACGGACGCAACACGGGCCGTTTCCGCGTGCTCGACGCGCTGACGACCCTGGCGTTTTCCTATCCGGAAAGCCCGACGCGCGCCGCGCGCATGGAATTTTTCAAGGGCGAACTGGAAAATGCGCTGCTGTACGCACGCAAGGATGGCATCGATCCCTTGACCCTGCTCGGCTCATATGCGGGCGCCATCGGCCTGCCCCAGTTCATGCCGAGCAGCATCATGAAATATGCGGTGGACTTCGATGGCGATAGTCATATCGACTTGCGCAACTCCACCGCCGACGCCATCGGCAGCGTGGCGCATTTCCTCGTCGAACACGGCTGGCGGCGCGATGACCCGGCCATCAGCACGTATCGCGTCACCGTCTCGTCCAGCCACGCCTGGGAAAAGTTCATCGGCCAGGGCTTGCAAGCCAAGTACCGGCTGGAAGAGTTGCAGGAAGCGGGCGTGAGTACGGTCGCAGCCACGCCCCAGAACATGTTATATGGCCTGATCGATCTGCAAAATGGTTCAGAAGCAACTGAGTATCACTTGGCAACCAATAACTTCTTTGCTATAACTCAGTACAACAGAAGTTATTTTTATGCCATGTCAGTGATCGACTTGGGCAAGGCCATCAGCCAAGTGCGCGCACGCTAA
- the cysM gene encoding cysteine synthase CysM: MAYKTLEDTIGNTPLVQLTRLPGADAIARNNVILGKLEGNNPAGSVKDRAAMSMLKRAEERGVIKPGDTLIEATSGNTGIALAMAAALRGYKMLLLMPDNLSVERRQSMAAYGADILLTPKTGGMEYARDLAEQMQKDGRGIILDQFANEDNSRAHYESTGPEIWRDTHGQVTHFVSAMGTTGTIMGVSRYLKEQNPAIQIIGAQPEDGSQIPGIRKWPEAYLPKIYDKSRVDQVEYVSQGVAERMARSLAAEEGLFCGISAAGACEIALRISQTVENATIVFVVCDRGDRYLSTGVFPA; encoded by the coding sequence ATGGCTTACAAGACACTTGAAGATACGATAGGCAACACCCCGCTGGTGCAACTGACGCGCTTGCCGGGCGCCGATGCGATTGCGCGCAACAACGTCATCCTCGGCAAGCTGGAAGGCAACAACCCGGCCGGCTCCGTGAAGGACCGCGCCGCCATGTCCATGCTCAAGCGCGCTGAAGAGCGCGGCGTCATCAAGCCAGGCGATACCCTGATCGAGGCTACCAGCGGCAATACGGGCATCGCGCTGGCCATGGCCGCCGCCTTGCGCGGCTACAAGATGCTGCTCTTGATGCCAGACAATCTCAGCGTGGAGCGCCGCCAGAGCATGGCCGCCTACGGCGCCGACATCCTGCTCACGCCGAAGACGGGCGGCATGGAATATGCGCGCGACCTGGCCGAGCAGATGCAGAAGGATGGCCGTGGCATCATCCTCGACCAGTTCGCCAACGAAGACAATTCGCGCGCCCACTACGAAAGCACGGGACCGGAAATCTGGCGCGATACGCATGGCCAGGTCACGCATTTCGTCAGCGCCATGGGCACGACGGGCACCATCATGGGCGTGTCGCGCTACTTGAAGGAACAGAATCCCGCCATCCAGATTATCGGCGCACAGCCCGAGGATGGATCGCAGATTCCCGGCATCCGCAAGTGGCCGGAAGCGTACTTGCCGAAAATTTACGACAAGTCGCGCGTGGACCAGGTGGAATACGTGAGCCAGGGCGTGGCCGAGCGCATGGCGCGCAGCCTGGCGGCGGAAGAGGGCTTGTTCTGCGGTATCTCGGCGGCCGGCGCGTGCGAAATCGCGCTGCGCATCTCGCAAACGGTGGAAAACGCGACGATCGTGTTCGTCGTCTGCGACCGTGGCGACCGCTACTTGTCCACCGGCGTATTCCCAGCCTGA